Proteins encoded by one window of Gemmatimonas aurantiaca:
- the mqnC gene encoding cyclic dehypoxanthinyl futalosine synthase, with product MRDLLDFYTNAPLLELGGEADRVREAKHPHGIVTYIVDRNINYTNVCVADCGFCAFYRRPKNGEGYTLSYEQIGAKIDETKALGGVQILIQGGHNPYIPFEWYLDLMRYIKRYHPIHIHGFSPSEVDFFATRFRMDARDVIRELKAAGLDSIPGGGGEILVQRVRDIAAPKKAGADRWLEIMELAHNEGMKTSVTMMYGIGETLAERLEHLQRVRDLQARTNGFTAFITWPLQPENTPAMSHMPKTDATTYLRTVAISRIVLDNVPNLQSSWVTMGMKVGQLALRFGCNDFGSLMIEENVVSAANTTHRTTIDELDRLIVDAGFTPARRRQDYSLLTGEGVAPAAPITASTAAA from the coding sequence ATGCGTGACCTGCTCGACTTCTACACGAACGCGCCGTTGCTCGAACTGGGAGGCGAAGCGGACCGCGTCCGCGAGGCCAAACATCCGCACGGCATCGTCACGTACATCGTCGACCGCAACATCAACTACACGAACGTCTGTGTGGCGGATTGCGGTTTCTGCGCGTTCTATCGCCGGCCGAAAAATGGGGAAGGGTACACGCTCTCCTACGAGCAGATCGGCGCCAAGATCGACGAGACCAAGGCACTGGGCGGTGTGCAGATCCTGATCCAGGGTGGGCACAATCCGTACATCCCGTTCGAGTGGTATCTCGATCTGATGCGCTACATCAAGCGCTATCACCCCATCCACATCCATGGCTTCTCGCCGAGTGAAGTGGATTTCTTCGCCACACGTTTCCGCATGGATGCGCGCGACGTGATCCGCGAACTCAAGGCCGCGGGGCTCGACTCCATTCCCGGCGGCGGCGGCGAGATCCTGGTGCAGCGGGTGCGCGACATCGCCGCGCCCAAGAAGGCCGGCGCCGATCGCTGGCTCGAGATCATGGAACTCGCGCACAACGAGGGGATGAAGACCTCGGTCACGATGATGTACGGCATCGGCGAGACACTGGCCGAACGATTGGAGCATCTGCAGCGGGTGCGCGACCTGCAGGCGCGTACGAACGGCTTCACCGCGTTCATCACCTGGCCGCTGCAGCCGGAGAACACGCCGGCCATGTCGCACATGCCCAAGACCGACGCCACCACGTATCTGCGCACCGTGGCCATCTCGCGCATCGTGCTGGACAACGTGCCCAATCTCCAGTCGAGCTGGGTGACGATGGGCATGAAGGTGGGGCAGTTGGCGCTGCGCTTCGGCTGCAACGACTTCGGTTCGCTGATGATCGAGGAGAACGTGGTGTCGGCGGCCAACACCACGCATCGCACGACCATCGACGAACTCGATCGGCTCATCGTCGACGCCGGCTTCACGCCCGCGCGTCGGCGCCAGGACTACTCGCTGCTCACGGGCGAGGGCGTCGCACCGGCCGCGCCCATCACCGCATCCACGGCTGCGGCCTGA
- the ispF gene encoding 2-C-methyl-D-erythritol 2,4-cyclodiphosphate synthase, translated as MSTGMRVGVGYDSHRFGEGGPMRLGGIDIPADRHCAGHSDGDAICHAVTDAILGAAGLGDIGEMFPDTDAANKGKDSVVMLAAAVERLHAAGWRVGNVDITVITQRPRIGPHRSAMRERLAAVLQVDAGDVFVKGKTNEGLGWIGREEGLGVIATATVVRA; from the coding sequence ATGTCCACCGGTATGCGTGTGGGCGTGGGGTACGATTCGCATCGTTTCGGCGAAGGCGGACCGATGCGACTGGGGGGTATCGACATCCCGGCCGACCGGCACTGTGCCGGTCACTCCGACGGCGATGCCATCTGTCATGCCGTCACCGACGCCATTCTCGGTGCCGCGGGACTGGGTGACATCGGCGAGATGTTTCCCGACACCGACGCGGCCAACAAGGGCAAGGATTCCGTCGTCATGCTCGCGGCAGCCGTGGAGCGGCTGCACGCCGCGGGATGGCGCGTGGGCAATGTCGATATCACCGTCATCACCCAGCGTCCCAGGATCGGACCGCATCGCAGCGCCATGCGGGAGCGTCTCGCGGCAGTGCTGCAGGTGGACGCCGGCGATGTCTTCGTGAAAGGCAAGACCAACGAAGGACTCGGGTGGATCGGCCGGGAAGAAGGACTCGGCGTGATCGCCACGGCCACGGTTGTCCGTGCGTGA
- a CDS encoding menaquinone biosynthesis protein: MLRVGRIRYINCYPVYGAIDRGIVPLEGTLVNGVPTDLNRLMAAGELDVSVVSAVEYARDATQLLLLPEIGITSDGPVRSVMLFSKRAPQDLGGRRVVVSRSSMTSVALLELLFEHVWRCRPEFVPGDAELSDIARFEEETHDARLVIGDAALKLFDESARGGPWAERYPWREDLGAVWKQWTGLPFVFAVWVARRTTPVHASLSAHASLIASRDWGLDHLDVLAQQAAETSGVPLDTCTEYFAGLDYRLSYPHLAGLTEFFRRLVLAGRVPNGTLAFLPAA; this comes from the coding sequence ATGCTGCGCGTCGGACGCATCCGCTACATCAACTGCTATCCCGTGTACGGGGCGATCGATCGGGGGATCGTACCGCTGGAGGGAACGCTCGTGAACGGCGTACCCACCGATCTCAATCGCCTGATGGCGGCCGGTGAGCTCGACGTCAGTGTGGTCTCGGCGGTGGAGTACGCACGCGATGCGACGCAGTTGCTGCTGCTGCCCGAGATCGGCATCACCAGCGACGGTCCGGTGCGCAGCGTCATGCTGTTCAGCAAGCGCGCGCCGCAGGACCTCGGCGGACGTCGGGTGGTCGTGAGTCGCAGCAGCATGACATCGGTGGCGCTGCTCGAACTGCTGTTCGAACACGTGTGGCGGTGTCGCCCGGAATTCGTGCCCGGCGATGCCGAGCTGTCGGACATCGCCCGCTTCGAAGAGGAAACGCACGACGCGCGCCTGGTGATCGGCGACGCCGCGCTCAAGCTGTTCGATGAAAGCGCACGCGGCGGTCCGTGGGCCGAACGGTATCCCTGGCGTGAAGACCTCGGCGCGGTATGGAAGCAGTGGACCGGTCTGCCGTTCGTGTTTGCCGTGTGGGTGGCGCGTCGTACCACGCCGGTGCACGCCTCGTTGTCGGCGCACGCGTCGCTCATCGCCTCGCGCGATTGGGGACTCGATCATCTCGATGTCCTCGCCCAGCAGGCGGCGGAAACCAGCGGTGTGCCGCTCGACACGTGCACCGAGTATTTCGCCGGACTCGACTATCGTCTGTCGTACCCGCATCTCGCGGGGCTCACCGAATTTTTCCGTCGGCTGGTGTTGGCAGGCCGCGTTCCCAATGGAACGCTTGCCTTCCTGCCCGCCGCCTGA